The following are encoded together in the Desulfoplanes formicivorans genome:
- a CDS encoding epoxyqueuosine reductase QueH, whose amino-acid sequence MNNKRVLLHICCGPCAIYPVQALRAQGYDVTGLYFNPNIHPLQEYLKRRQGVEATAKRLDLTVIYKDKDYDPAAYLRNVVFREKNRCFHCYAMRLEKTLSVAKRGGFDCFSTTLLYSKFQNHQTIADLGRDIAGQGETPFLYQDFREGWQQGIDLSREWNIYRQQYCGCIYSEMERYHRELEKVMAKR is encoded by the coding sequence ATGAACAACAAGCGCGTACTCCTGCATATCTGCTGTGGTCCCTGTGCCATCTATCCCGTCCAGGCCCTCAGGGCCCAGGGCTATGATGTCACAGGGCTCTATTTCAACCCCAACATCCACCCGCTTCAGGAGTATCTCAAACGGCGGCAAGGGGTGGAAGCAACCGCCAAGCGGTTGGACCTCACGGTCATTTACAAGGACAAGGATTACGACCCGGCCGCCTATCTGCGCAACGTGGTCTTTCGGGAAAAGAACCGCTGTTTCCACTGCTATGCCATGCGCCTGGAAAAAACGCTGTCCGTGGCCAAACGGGGTGGTTTTGATTGTTTTTCAACCACCCTGCTGTACAGCAAGTTTCAGAACCATCAGACCATTGCCGATCTTGGCCGCGACATCGCAGGTCAGGGGGAAACCCCCTTTTTGTATCAGGATTTCCGGGAAGGCTGGCAACAGGGAATTGATCTTTCAAGGGAATGGAACATCTACAGACAGCAGTATTGCGGATGCATCTATTCGGAAATGGAACGCTATCACCGCGAGCTTGAAAAGGTCATGGCCAAGCGATGA
- the hemW gene encoding radical SAM family heme chaperone HemW, whose protein sequence is MLLYIHVPFCRRKCRYCAFASGPYSRKGMQTYVDLLLQELCFWSERLEHPTIETIYFGGGTPSLLWAQDIERILTTIFMRFQVLPGAEITLEANPESANDTTYLQSLHDLGVNRLNVGVQSLDSHLLAILGRLHTPDQAIQTLDKARTAGFTNIGLDFIWGIPGQSLNQWLDQLETIARLKPDHLSCYGLTIEPGTPLERDIQAEKIMLPAEDTQSAMFLEGSALLGAHGYDHYEISNFCLPDRHSHHNTGYWQGMDYLGVGPAAVSTISHNRWTHPHDLESYALSLQNRQLGANREVLAGSTLTNEQIMLSLRTSKGLGLDLLRAHRSEQEAQQLDCLIESLCQHGLATIKDAFLGLTPEGMLVSNTIISEFLIQEAN, encoded by the coding sequence ATGCTCCTCTACATCCATGTTCCCTTTTGTCGCCGCAAATGCCGGTATTGCGCCTTTGCTTCGGGCCCTTATTCCCGGAAAGGGATGCAAACCTATGTAGACCTCCTTCTCCAGGAACTTTGTTTCTGGAGCGAACGGTTGGAACACCCCACCATTGAGACCATTTATTTTGGCGGCGGAACCCCCTCCCTGCTTTGGGCACAGGATATCGAACGTATCCTGACGACCATTTTCATGCGATTCCAAGTCCTTCCTGGTGCAGAAATTACCCTGGAAGCCAATCCGGAATCCGCCAATGACACGACCTACCTCCAATCGCTGCACGATCTTGGAGTGAACCGCCTCAACGTGGGAGTCCAGTCGCTTGATTCCCATCTCCTGGCCATTCTCGGTCGGCTCCATACGCCCGACCAGGCGATCCAGACGTTGGACAAGGCCCGTACAGCCGGTTTCACCAACATCGGCCTGGATTTCATATGGGGCATTCCCGGACAATCGCTGAATCAATGGCTGGATCAGCTTGAAACCATTGCCAGGTTGAAGCCGGACCATCTTTCCTGTTATGGACTGACCATTGAACCCGGCACCCCCCTTGAACGGGATATCCAGGCCGAAAAGATCATGCTCCCTGCGGAGGACACCCAGTCGGCCATGTTTCTTGAAGGCTCGGCACTGCTTGGCGCACATGGCTACGACCATTACGAAATTTCCAATTTTTGTTTGCCCGACAGGCACAGCCATCACAATACAGGATACTGGCAAGGCATGGACTACCTGGGCGTGGGACCTGCAGCCGTGTCTACCATCTCTCACAACCGATGGACACACCCCCATGACCTCGAATCCTATGCATTGTCCTTGCAAAACAGGCAGCTTGGTGCCAACAGGGAAGTTCTTGCAGGGTCGACCCTGACCAATGAACAGATCATGCTCTCGTTGCGCACGAGCAAAGGACTGGGACTGGACCTGCTCCGGGCGCATAGGTCGGAGCAGGAGGCGCAGCAGCTGGATTGTCTCATTGAATCCCTGTGCCAGCACGGGCTGGCAACCATCAAGGATGCCTTCCTTGGTCTGACTCCGGAGGGCATGCTTGTGAGCAACACGATCATTTCGGAATTTCTCATCCAAGAGGCCAATTGA
- a CDS encoding Rne/Rng family ribonuclease, which yields MASNKKRRKMFISVLPGEQVEVVLTQDGRVEEYYLEMVHQSKTKSNIYKGKIHNIDAALQAAFISYGAPKNGFLQVDEVHPEYYQPGTKRRKGSKYPPLQEALKPGQEVLVQVVKDPTGSKGAFLTTYLSLPGRYIVLTPGREQLGISRKIEDPKERERLKSIFEELKVPEGLGLIVRTVSEGQSKTTLGRDLQFLKRLWKEVRKKGVEASTPSLIYEEKDLAFRAVRDYFTQDVSEIWVDHEETAKMVKETVTLLYPRRTKMVKQHTDFEQTLFERFNIENQLVQIFRREVNLPSGGQLCFDQTEALMAVDINSGKIGGKKNFKEMALRTNLEAAEEIPRQLRLRDVGGQVVIDFIEMKDRSHIQQVEKTVRAAIKGDKARTDVGRISKFGLMELIRQRLGTSALSLSMEPCPSCKGVGIRRNLEWQAIQTLKEMYRQLRRKQCPSPFEYCASPELVTYILNHKRDMIHRFEEEFSKDIFLVSADAPLNR from the coding sequence ATGGCCTCCAATAAAAAACGTCGTAAAATGTTCATCAGTGTTCTTCCAGGAGAACAAGTCGAGGTGGTTCTGACCCAGGACGGACGGGTCGAAGAATACTACCTAGAAATGGTTCATCAAAGCAAAACCAAAAGCAATATTTACAAGGGAAAAATCCACAACATTGATGCCGCATTGCAAGCGGCCTTCATCTCCTATGGTGCCCCCAAAAACGGATTTTTGCAGGTGGACGAGGTCCATCCAGAATACTACCAGCCCGGCACCAAACGAAGAAAGGGAAGCAAATACCCCCCCCTCCAGGAAGCCCTCAAACCGGGGCAGGAAGTCCTGGTCCAGGTGGTCAAAGACCCCACGGGTTCCAAGGGCGCTTTTTTGACCACCTATCTGTCCCTGCCCGGACGATACATTGTCCTCACTCCGGGACGTGAACAGCTGGGCATTTCCCGCAAGATCGAAGACCCCAAAGAACGCGAACGGCTCAAATCCATTTTCGAGGAACTCAAGGTTCCCGAAGGACTCGGCCTTATTGTCCGCACGGTAAGTGAAGGCCAAAGCAAGACAACCCTTGGCAGAGATTTGCAATTCCTGAAGCGGCTATGGAAGGAAGTCCGCAAGAAAGGGGTTGAAGCATCCACCCCGAGCCTGATCTACGAGGAAAAAGACCTGGCTTTCAGGGCGGTACGGGATTATTTCACCCAGGATGTGAGCGAAATATGGGTCGACCACGAGGAAACAGCCAAAATGGTCAAGGAAACCGTGACCCTTCTCTATCCCCGGCGGACCAAAATGGTCAAACAGCATACGGATTTTGAACAGACCCTGTTTGAACGCTTCAATATCGAAAACCAACTTGTCCAGATCTTTCGCAGGGAGGTCAACCTGCCAAGCGGCGGCCAGCTCTGTTTCGACCAGACCGAAGCCCTCATGGCCGTGGACATCAACTCGGGCAAAATCGGCGGCAAGAAAAATTTCAAGGAAATGGCCCTGCGGACCAATCTTGAAGCAGCCGAAGAAATTCCCAGACAGCTGCGGCTGCGCGATGTCGGCGGTCAGGTGGTTATCGACTTTATCGAAATGAAGGACAGAAGCCATATCCAGCAAGTGGAAAAGACCGTGCGTGCCGCCATCAAGGGAGACAAGGCCCGAACCGACGTGGGACGGATTTCCAAATTCGGTCTCATGGAACTCATCCGCCAGCGTCTGGGCACCTCTGCCCTTTCCCTGAGCATGGAGCCATGTCCCAGCTGCAAGGGTGTGGGCATCCGACGCAACCTGGAATGGCAGGCGATCCAGACCCTCAAGGAAATGTACAGACAATTGCGACGCAAACAATGTCCCTCTCCCTTTGAATACTGCGCATCTCCCGAACTGGTCACATATATACTCAACCACAAACGGGATATGATTCATCGTTTTGAAGAGGAATTTTCCAAGGATATATTTCTGGTCTCTGCCGATGCCCCCCTCAACAGGTAA
- a CDS encoding putative sulfate exporter family transporter — MSPVSSYENRKWYSGMLIQEDWWSVWLGMTFVVLGLLSIFGPDLVGWVAYPHAWVAGTPFEKMIAPLGKGYKSWGPWGALIGSYVFITIPVCVGAYCMGWDFKKFLGGWTCIFVITYAVWIIGHHATITATSREWGKYGISFGLGLGGGGSYILALFVGLFIGNFMKGFAKYLSEAAKPEWFIKTAIVFLGVKVGYMAIKAAGFVMELAVAGAAATIVAYLIFWPGTYFIARRFFSFGRKTSAVLASGISICGVSAAVATAGAVRSKPLVPIMVSALIVVYAVIELVILPPIFSATMSSEPIVAGAAMGMSVKTDGADGAAGAVLDELMRSAKMEADGVTYEEGSITISAIMTKVWIDMFIGLWAFVLAMVWVYKVDKIEGEHVPASEVWHRFPKFVLGYFLAWAIYLAVLFLTPHLAVAAKVGAMPVEKGLRKLFFMLTFVSIGCITDFKKLAQSHFGKLIFVYMIALFVYIVPVAVIVAYVFHHGMMPPMAG, encoded by the coding sequence ATGTCACCGGTATCAAGTTATGAAAACAGAAAGTGGTATTCCGGTATGCTCATCCAGGAAGACTGGTGGTCTGTCTGGCTGGGTATGACCTTTGTGGTTTTGGGACTTCTTTCAATCTTTGGCCCGGATCTGGTGGGCTGGGTTGCCTATCCCCATGCCTGGGTTGCAGGAACTCCTTTTGAAAAAATGATCGCTCCCCTGGGCAAAGGGTATAAATCATGGGGTCCATGGGGCGCTCTGATTGGTTCCTATGTCTTTATTACCATTCCGGTCTGCGTGGGTGCCTATTGCATGGGCTGGGATTTCAAGAAATTTTTGGGCGGCTGGACATGCATCTTTGTGATCACCTATGCCGTCTGGATCATTGGTCATCACGCCACCATCACGGCCACGTCCCGGGAATGGGGCAAATATGGCATTTCCTTTGGCTTGGGCCTGGGCGGTGGTGGTTCCTACATTCTTGCCCTGTTCGTCGGCCTGTTCATCGGTAACTTCATGAAGGGCTTTGCCAAGTATCTTTCCGAAGCAGCCAAGCCCGAATGGTTCATCAAGACCGCCATTGTGTTCCTGGGCGTCAAGGTCGGATATATGGCCATCAAGGCGGCAGGTTTTGTCATGGAACTGGCTGTTGCCGGTGCCGCTGCAACCATTGTTGCCTATCTCATCTTCTGGCCGGGAACCTATTTTATTGCCCGTCGTTTTTTCAGCTTTGGACGCAAGACCTCTGCGGTTCTGGCTTCGGGTATCTCCATCTGTGGTGTTTCCGCAGCCGTTGCAACAGCTGGTGCCGTGCGATCCAAACCCCTGGTTCCCATCATGGTTTCCGCGCTTATCGTTGTGTATGCTGTTATTGAGCTGGTTATCCTGCCCCCCATTTTTTCGGCAACCATGTCCAGTGAGCCGATCGTTGCCGGTGCAGCCATGGGTATGTCCGTCAAAACTGATGGTGCCGATGGTGCTGCTGGTGCTGTTCTGGACGAACTCATGCGTTCTGCCAAGATGGAAGCCGATGGTGTGACCTATGAAGAGGGTTCCATTACCATCAGCGCCATCATGACCAAGGTATGGATCGACATGTTCATCGGTCTGTGGGCGTTTGTCCTGGCCATGGTCTGGGTGTACAAGGTGGACAAAATCGAGGGGGAACATGTTCCGGCCTCGGAAGTATGGCACAGGTTCCCCAAGTTCGTTCTCGGGTATTTTCTGGCCTGGGCCATTTATCTGGCCGTGCTCTTTTTGACTCCGCATCTGGCTGTTGCTGCCAAGGTCGGAGCCATGCCTGTTGAAAAGGGCCTCAGAAAGCTGTTCTTCATGCTTACCTTTGTAAGTATTGGCTGCATTACTGATTTCAAGAAGCTGGCCCAGTCTCATTTCGGCAAGCTGATCTTTGTGTACATGATCGCTTTGTTTGTCTACATCGTTCCCGTGGCCGTCATTGTTGCCTATGTCTTCCATCATGGCATGATGCCGCCCATGGCTGGTTAG
- a CDS encoding c-type heme family protein — MSPFTKNTLQTKFIFWLIVSMLCVGTFLSTALYFNMRNILFTEVKDKTHLLFAQVDSIQNYVRTILRPSMYQLLGTDRFILESMSSSFVSKQIMEDLKFPKQNYHYRRVAINARNPKFEANELEQEFIEYFRKTPNKKIWEGIRKIRGEDYYITTRPVRFEKPCMRCHGSPQQAPVEVIAKYGSTRGFNYLEGKISGLDLVGIPIQVSFLRIKEAAISYAIMALGGALFFFGMISVLFNRLVVHNLRRVLDIFHGEANDTQEKKIFEKIHTGDEIHEIFHATEELGTHLKEARNKLEQYAENLEHMVAERTKDLQQETRERQLDVHLFVDMLNQLNTTSSRPELLDQTLALMGTRFEVSSITYVCAAASQRSYTWPPTATPCSLPDNWTSLLVDKRAVFDTRRALIPVITQDTAWGILCLHWGHDPGMSMQTRQVLTALGQQLALAIENLQALDDLLHQRNILQSVFDGISDPLLLLDGTGQVIIANAAARSNFSWPENRVPTAIPLPSILESHPAMLSEDGNLQTAPQPGSHEFHMHNRHFMVTIYPLRQSDRMAIYVRDNTSEKKMITRMQQSEKMIAMGKFAAGLAHEINNPLGIILCYTELLRISAKSQQAIDDLTIIEKHARQAQNVVQDLLNFAHIKKNPDVRCDLFATLAGLHQVFKVQAEAKHIQLHMSSAETPVTIKVSSRDIEHILTNLFVNALDALSAEDGRIDITAEVEKDSGVVVLTVRDNGPGIPEKDLPNIFDPFYTTKDVGQGTGLGLAVVYNLVQDNDGDINVYNDNGAVFEITLPL; from the coding sequence ATGTCTCCCTTCACCAAGAACACGCTGCAAACAAAATTCATCTTCTGGCTCATTGTCTCCATGCTTTGCGTGGGTACGTTTCTGTCCACGGCGTTGTACTTCAACATGAGGAATATCCTTTTCACCGAGGTCAAGGACAAAACCCATCTTCTCTTTGCCCAGGTGGATTCCATCCAGAATTATGTCCGCACCATACTTCGCCCGTCCATGTACCAACTGCTCGGAACCGACCGGTTCATCCTCGAGTCCATGTCCTCATCCTTTGTATCCAAACAGATCATGGAGGATCTGAAATTTCCCAAACAGAATTATCATTACCGAAGAGTGGCCATCAACGCGCGCAATCCCAAATTCGAGGCCAACGAGCTGGAACAGGAGTTCATCGAATATTTCAGGAAAACACCCAACAAGAAGATATGGGAAGGGATCAGGAAAATCAGGGGGGAGGATTACTACATCACCACCAGACCTGTCAGATTCGAGAAGCCGTGCATGCGCTGTCACGGCTCCCCCCAGCAGGCGCCTGTGGAGGTCATTGCCAAGTACGGATCGACCCGGGGATTCAACTATCTCGAGGGAAAAATCAGCGGCCTTGACCTGGTGGGCATCCCCATCCAGGTCTCGTTTTTACGTATCAAGGAAGCAGCCATCAGCTACGCCATCATGGCCCTTGGGGGAGCATTGTTTTTTTTTGGCATGATCAGTGTCCTGTTCAATCGTCTGGTGGTCCACAACCTGCGCCGGGTGCTGGACATATTTCACGGTGAGGCCAACGACACGCAGGAAAAAAAGATTTTTGAAAAGATACACACCGGCGACGAGATCCATGAAATATTTCATGCCACCGAAGAACTGGGAACACACCTCAAGGAGGCCCGGAACAAACTCGAACAATATGCGGAAAATCTCGAGCACATGGTTGCCGAACGAACAAAAGACCTCCAACAGGAAACGCGCGAACGCCAATTGGATGTCCACCTCTTTGTGGACATGCTGAACCAGCTGAACACCACCTCCTCACGGCCCGAACTTCTGGACCAGACCCTGGCCCTCATGGGTACCCGATTCGAGGTTTCCTCCATCACTTATGTATGCGCCGCAGCCTCGCAGCGTTCCTACACCTGGCCTCCAACAGCCACTCCCTGTTCGCTCCCGGACAACTGGACATCTCTGCTTGTGGACAAACGCGCCGTGTTCGATACCAGGCGAGCCCTCATCCCGGTGATCACCCAGGACACGGCATGGGGCATCCTTTGCCTGCATTGGGGCCATGATCCGGGCATGTCGATGCAGACCCGCCAGGTGCTCACCGCTCTTGGTCAGCAGCTCGCCCTGGCCATAGAAAACCTCCAGGCTCTGGATGATCTCCTGCACCAGCGCAACATTCTTCAGTCCGTGTTTGACGGCATTTCCGACCCTCTGCTACTCCTTGATGGTACCGGCCAGGTGATTATTGCCAACGCGGCAGCCCGCAGCAACTTTTCCTGGCCCGAAAACAGGGTACCCACGGCAATCCCCTTGCCCAGCATTCTGGAATCCCACCCGGCCATGCTGTCCGAAGATGGCAATCTGCAAACCGCCCCACAACCGGGCAGTCATGAATTCCACATGCACAACCGCCATTTCATGGTAACCATCTATCCCTTGCGCCAATCCGATCGCATGGCCATTTACGTACGAGACAACACTTCAGAAAAGAAAATGATTACCCGCATGCAGCAGTCGGAAAAAATGATCGCCATGGGGAAATTTGCAGCTGGCCTGGCCCATGAAATCAACAATCCCCTGGGGATCATTCTTTGTTACACTGAGCTTCTGCGGATCTCGGCAAAATCACAACAGGCCATTGACGACCTGACAATCATTGAAAAGCATGCCAGACAGGCTCAAAATGTGGTTCAGGATCTGCTCAATTTCGCCCACATCAAGAAAAATCCCGATGTCCGGTGTGACCTCTTTGCCACCCTTGCCGGTCTCCACCAGGTATTCAAAGTCCAGGCCGAGGCCAAACACATCCAACTGCACATGAGCTCGGCTGAAACACCCGTAACCATCAAGGTCTCCAGCCGTGACATCGAACACATTCTGACCAATCTGTTTGTCAACGCTCTGGACGCTCTGTCAGCCGAAGATGGACGCATTGACATCACTGCCGAGGTCGAGAAAGATTCCGGCGTTGTGGTCCTTACGGTCAGGGACAATGGGCCGGGTATTCCGGAAAAAGACCTGCCCAACATCTTTGATCCGTTTTATACGACCAAGGACGTCGGTCAGGGAACCGGTCTGGGTCTGGCTGTTGTCTACAACCTCGTCCAGGATAACGACGGCGACATCAATGTTTACAACGACAACGGTGCCGTCTTCGAGATTACGCTCCCGTTGTAG
- a CDS encoding DUF5395 family protein, with protein MLDFRLVHDGKNWLADCGEITAKGDSLSDLDRNLQKELVRRELTKGLSEYKVRMTFDNKCMPPFMRQYANHYFNRVVHFTFDN; from the coding sequence ATGCTTGATTTCAGACTAGTTCACGATGGAAAGAATTGGCTGGCCGATTGCGGTGAGATCACGGCCAAGGGCGATTCGTTGAGCGATCTGGACAGAAATCTCCAGAAGGAACTTGTGCGCAGGGAGCTGACCAAAGGGCTGTCTGAATACAAAGTCAGAATGACCTTTGACAACAAGTGCATGCCCCCATTCATGCGCCAGTATGCCAACCACTATTTCAACAGAGTGGTCCATTTCACATTCGATAACTAG
- the murI gene encoding glutamate racemase, whose product MTPVHTHLPIGVFDSGVGGLTVLKALRHQLPHENLIYLGDTARLPYGTKSPDTITRYALQVAAKLISQQIKLLVVACNTVSSVALADLALQCAPVPVIGVVKPGAQAACRATRNRQIAVMGTESTISRGAYQQAIHAIDPNATVLSTSCTLFVALAEEGWLTGSIVESVAKRYLDDLLANHPGTSPDCLVLGCTHFPLLAPAIARVAGPTMTLVDSASTTAVEVANILKGQNLCTISRQPGSTRFLATDSASRFARVGSIFLQQPLTSRDVEIVDL is encoded by the coding sequence ATGACCCCAGTTCACACCCATCTTCCCATCGGCGTATTCGACTCCGGAGTTGGCGGCCTGACCGTGCTCAAGGCACTACGTCACCAACTTCCCCATGAAAACCTCATCTATCTGGGAGACACGGCCAGACTTCCCTACGGAACCAAGAGTCCGGACACCATCACCCGCTATGCCCTGCAGGTTGCGGCCAAGCTCATCTCCCAGCAGATCAAGCTGCTGGTCGTGGCCTGCAACACGGTATCCTCCGTGGCCCTGGCCGATCTTGCGCTACAATGCGCTCCCGTCCCGGTCATCGGAGTTGTCAAACCCGGGGCGCAGGCTGCATGCCGGGCCACAAGGAACCGACAAATCGCGGTCATGGGAACGGAATCAACCATTTCCAGAGGCGCCTACCAGCAGGCCATCCATGCCATAGATCCAAACGCGACCGTTCTGTCCACATCCTGCACATTGTTCGTGGCTCTTGCCGAAGAGGGATGGCTCACGGGAAGCATTGTTGAATCTGTTGCCAAACGCTATCTGGATGACCTTCTTGCAAACCACCCCGGAACATCTCCCGATTGTCTGGTTCTGGGATGCACCCATTTCCCCCTCCTTGCCCCGGCCATTGCCAGGGTTGCCGGACCAACCATGACCCTGGTGGATTCGGCAAGCACCACAGCCGTGGAGGTGGCCAACATCCTGAAGGGACAAAACCTTTGCACCATCTCACGGCAGCCGGGCAGCACACGTTTTCTGGCGACTGATTCGGCCTCCCGTTTTGCCCGGGTGGGGAGCATATTTCTTCAGCAACCCCTCACCTCCAGAGATGTCGAAATCGTGGATCTCTGA
- a CDS encoding radical SAM protein, translating into MDFNYIFGPVPSGRLGRSLGLDLLGRPICDFDCLYCEVGKTRVHTLARQPWVRAEAILTELENWLSLGLPRPEYITLGGKGEPCLNSEMAAVIQGVHRLAPDIPVAVLTNGTLLGNPEVQQALKEAQVVLPSMDTLIEQEFVRLNRPCPGLDLEAIRTGILEWGAGYGGAIYLEILLVAGINDSEANLQAMGPFCKALAPDRIDVVTMTRPGAFSVARPVDQATLDRWRQVLNVNNGSRDFLAHVRQSANFQSPATMTDDQLTKAILHSIAIRPQTVPQIAMAMGVREERVGNIIEHLATKRQITGIPDAGTMFYALADQDREKTISQIF; encoded by the coding sequence GTGGATTTCAACTACATTTTCGGGCCCGTTCCCTCGGGAAGGCTCGGTCGCTCCCTGGGGCTCGACCTCCTTGGCCGTCCCATCTGTGATTTTGATTGTCTGTACTGCGAAGTCGGCAAGACCCGTGTTCACACCCTGGCCCGCCAGCCCTGGGTCAGGGCCGAGGCTATCCTGACAGAACTGGAAAACTGGCTTTCCCTGGGCCTGCCACGTCCCGAATACATCACCCTGGGCGGAAAGGGTGAACCCTGCCTGAACAGTGAAATGGCTGCCGTCATCCAGGGAGTACACCGTCTGGCCCCGGATATCCCGGTTGCGGTTCTGACCAACGGCACCCTTCTCGGCAATCCGGAAGTCCAGCAGGCGCTGAAAGAAGCCCAGGTGGTCCTCCCTTCCATGGACACCCTCATCGAACAGGAATTCGTCCGGCTCAACCGTCCCTGCCCCGGCCTGGATCTGGAAGCAATCCGTACTGGCATCCTTGAATGGGGAGCAGGCTATGGCGGAGCCATCTATCTTGAAATTCTTCTCGTGGCAGGCATCAATGATTCCGAGGCCAACCTCCAGGCCATGGGTCCCTTTTGCAAGGCCCTGGCTCCGGATCGCATTGACGTGGTCACCATGACCCGACCCGGCGCCTTTTCTGTTGCGCGACCGGTTGATCAGGCGACCCTTGACCGATGGCGACAGGTCCTCAACGTCAACAACGGGTCGCGGGATTTTCTGGCCCACGTCCGTCAATCCGCAAATTTCCAGTCGCCGGCAACCATGACCGATGATCAACTGACCAAAGCTATCCTGCACTCCATCGCCATCAGGCCCCAGACCGTGCCTCAAATAGCCATGGCCATGGGAGTCCGTGAAGAACGGGTCGGCAACATCATTGAACACCTTGCCACAAAACGCCAAATCACCGGCATCCCGGATGCCGGAACCATGTTCTATGCCCTCGCCGATCAGGACAGGGAAAAGACCATATCACAAATTTTCTGA
- a CDS encoding tRNA (adenine-N1)-methyltransferase codes for MLQAGQLVMLVSPKGKRYFRVLDPEDTLHTHDGKLDLADVLNRGFGATVNTHLGRPYSILLPTLYDLIKGIKRHTQIMYPKDIGYALMRLGIGPGKRVIEAGSGSGGMTMALAWSVGDQGCVFSYDRREEFSELCSKNLEWAGLASRVEWFNRDIKEGFLQTDVDALFLDVRTPWDYLEQAAAAMSPGAPIGFLLPTTNQVQDLLMALEEAPFGDVEVLEILLRKYKVNGERFRPDDRMVAHTGFLIFARKNGE; via the coding sequence ATGCTGCAAGCCGGTCAATTGGTAATGTTAGTCAGTCCCAAGGGCAAGCGATACTTTCGCGTGCTTGATCCCGAAGATACGTTACATACGCATGATGGCAAGCTGGATCTTGCCGATGTCCTCAATCGGGGTTTTGGCGCGACCGTGAACACGCATCTTGGTCGCCCCTATTCCATTCTCTTGCCAACCCTGTACGATTTGATCAAGGGGATCAAGAGACATACCCAGATCATGTATCCCAAGGACATCGGATATGCCTTGATGCGTCTGGGTATCGGACCTGGCAAACGGGTCATTGAAGCGGGCAGTGGTTCTGGTGGCATGACCATGGCCCTGGCTTGGAGCGTGGGGGATCAGGGGTGCGTTTTTTCCTATGACAGGCGGGAGGAATTCAGTGAACTGTGTTCCAAAAACCTTGAATGGGCCGGTCTTGCGTCCCGGGTCGAGTGGTTTAACCGGGATATCAAAGAGGGGTTTTTGCAGACCGATGTGGACGCCCTTTTCCTGGATGTACGCACTCCCTGGGACTATCTCGAGCAGGCAGCTGCTGCCATGAGCCCCGGGGCGCCCATTGGCTTTTTGTTACCCACCACCAATCAGGTCCAGGATCTGCTCATGGCCCTTGAAGAGGCGCCTTTTGGCGATGTTGAAGTGCTTGAGATCCTGTTGCGAAAATATAAGGTCAATGGAGAGCGGTTTCGTCCTGACGACCGCATGGTCGCTCATACGGGATTTCTGATTTTTGCCCGCAAGAACGGGGAATAG